From Medicago truncatula cultivar Jemalong A17 chromosome 7, MtrunA17r5.0-ANR, whole genome shotgun sequence, a single genomic window includes:
- the LOC120577103 gene encoding photosystem II protein D1, translating to MTAILERRDSENLWSRFCNWITSTENRLYIGWFGVLMIPTLLTATSVFIIAFIAAPPVDIDGIREPVSGSLLYGNNIISGAIIPTSATIGLHFYPIWEAASVDEWLYNGGPYELIVLHFLLGVACYMGREWELSFRLGMRPWIAVAYSAPVAAATAVFLIYPIGQGSFSDGMPLGISGTFNFMIVFQAEHNILMHPFHMLGVAGVFGGSLFSAMHGSLVTSSLIRETTENESANEGYRFGQEEETYNIVAAHGYFGRLIFQYASFNNSRSLHFFLAAWPVVGIWFTALGISTMAFNLNGFNFNQSVVDSQGRVINTWADIINRANLGMEVMHERNAHNFPLDLAAVEAPSING from the coding sequence ATGACTGCAATTTTAGAGAGACGCGATAGCGAAAACCTATGGAGTCGCTTCTGTAACTGGATAACCAGCACTGAAAACCGTCTTTACATTGGATGGTTTGGTGTTTTGATGATCCCTACCTTATTGACCGCAACTTCTGTATTTATTATCGCTTTCATCGCAGCTCCTCCAGTAGATATTGATGGTATTCGTGAGCCTGTTTCTGGATCTCTACTTTACGGAAACAATATTATTTCTGGTGCCATTATTCCTACTTCGGCGACTATCGGTTTGCACTTTTACCCGATATGGGAAGCTGCATCCGTTGATGAATGGTTATACAACGGCGGTCCTTATGAACTAATTGTTCTACACTTCTTACTTGGTGTAGCTTGTTACATGGGTCGTGAGTGGGAACTTAGTTTTCGTCTGGGTATGCGCCCTTGGATTGCTGTTGCATATTCAGCTCCTGTTGCAGCTGCTACTGCAGTTTTCTTGATCTACCCAATTGGTCAAGGAAGCTTTTCAGATGGTATGCCTCTAGGAATCTCCGGTACTTTCAACTTTATGATTGTATTTCAGGCTGAGCATAATATTCTTATGCATCCATTTCACATGTTAGGTGTAGCTGGTGTATTCGGCGGTTCCCTATTTAGTGCTATGCACGGTTCCTTGGTAACTTCTAGTTTGATCAGGGAAACCACAGAAAATGAATCTGCTAATGAAGGTTACAGATTCGGTCAAGAGGAAGAAACCTATAATATTGTAGCTGCTCATGGTTATTTTGGCCGATTGATCTTCCAATATGCTAGTTTCAACAATTCTCGTTCTTTACATTTCTTCCTAGCTGCTTGGCCTGTAGTAGGTATCTGGTTTACCGCGTTAGGTATCAGCACTATGGCTTTCAACTTAAATGGTTTCAACTTTAACCAATCCGTAGTTGATAGTCAAGGTCGTGTAATTAACACCTGGGCTGATATTATTAACCGTGCTAACCTTGGTATGGAAGTTATGCATGAACGTAATGCTCATAACTTCCCTCTAGACCTAGCTGCGGTCGAGGCTCCATCTATAAATGGATAA